The following proteins are encoded in a genomic region of Channa argus isolate prfri chromosome 3, Channa argus male v1.0, whole genome shotgun sequence:
- the LOC137124181 gene encoding uncharacterized protein isoform X1 — translation MERNKKTRLLILLFALLHLCTVKMDDCLSLPDNELSCYTDYNRIITCVWNSTYVSEQTEAECMIDATKKAKYMSKFTKKTCKLEPISEPASKKCSMDIGKRKAFYENDFWTIELKCNSMNQSLKMDFRPVCNIKLNPSGIPHINFTTVSWSTQDGRLSSLKFFRSHLQWKQQDQSWSDPSVQDKIKECTSSCEAELDPDLFILGETYEARTRMKATIGKSTWSEWSPTTTWVSTIGKTKPPTETARHVLGMIVAGTVTFALLLAAVLFKTDKTTWVYIVKRIRGPPIPNPAGSFLKHVDFQSGLSPHFTSQTFHSLMKPVEIMPVEVTSPVDAVTPKKEAALLEKIRRESGSGSSSSSFSNPNYSPLCRLPPISSLTAGNLQPCASDTPYGPVGIQCKSENEEQNKEEERRKEIEILELLSKGGESSGTVQVISDYEKVEKLQIEHMGLLSLDPCVTRAEEISEESLEDDTSNVNDSYDKEPEDKENEEEEDQMVKAKHFHALFGGTGGVFGKGSIQICSDYERVQKLKVEPELPSVDSGVGSGGEEQVSQEESPDDVDKSTESTRFLFPSPSCPSPSSLPSSLSPKFLRPGLSPVVLPLPAHFLGRTGLMSTPRSVEPSSDGYMPVKMEQSETPLQ, via the exons ATGGAGAGAAATAAGAAAACCCGGCTGCTGATTCTTCTTTTTGCTCTGCTTCATCTTTGCACTGTCAAAATGGATGACTGCCTCAGCCTCCCAGATAACG AGCTCAGCTGCTACACCGACTACAATCGTATCATCACTTGTGTGTGGAACAGCACGTATGTGTCTGAGCAGACAGAAGCTGAGTGCATGATAGATGCCACAAAGAAAGCAAAGTATATGAG taaatttacaaagaaaacCTGCAAACTAGAGCCCATCTCCGAACCAGCATCGAAGAAGTGCTCCATGGACATTGGAAAACGCAAAGCT ttttatgaaaatgatttttGGACAATAGAGCTGAAATGTAACTCCATGAACCAAAGTTTAAAAATGGACTTCAGGCCAGTTTGTAACA TAAAGCTGAATCCTTCAGGAATCCCACATATCAACTTCACCACTGTGTCCTGGTCCACCCAAGATGGGCGGCTTAGTTCACTTAAATTTTTCAGGTCCCACCTACAGTGGAAGCAACAGGACCAGTCAtggagt GATCCTTCTGTGCAGGACAAAATCAAAGAATGTACATCAAGCTGTGAAGCAGAGCTGGACCCAGATTTGTTTATTCTAGGGGAGACGTACGAGGCACGAACACGAATGAAAGCCACAATTGGCAAGTCAACCTGGAGTGAATGGAGCCCCACTACAACATGGGTGTCAACCATAGGAAAAACCAAACCACCAACAG AAACTGCTCGTCATGTTTTGGGCATGATCGTCGCTGGCACTGTGACATTTGCATTGCTTCTGGCTGCCGTACTCTTTAAGACTGACAAAACCACCTG GGTTTACATAGTAAAGAGGATCAGAGGTCCGCCCATACCAAACCCAGCAGGCTCTTTCCTGAAGCATGTCGACTTCCAG AGCGGGCTGAGCCCTCACTTCACCAGCCAAACCTTTCACTCCCTTATGAAACCAGTGGAAATCATGCCTGTGGAGGTGACCTCCCCTGTGGATGCTGTCACACCCAAGAAAGAGGCAGCCCTGCTAGAGAAGATAAGACGTGAAAGCGGCTCTGGGTCAAGCAGCTCCAGCTTCTCCAACCCCAATTACTCCCCGCTGTGTCGGCTTCCTCCCATTTCCTCGCTCACTGCGGGGAATCTGCAGCCCTGTGCTTCTGATACACCTTATGGACCTGTTGGTATTCAAtgcaaaagtgaaaatgaagaaCAGAataaggaggaagaaagaaggaaggaaattGAGATCTTGGAGTTGCTTTCCAAAGGCGGTGAAAGCAGTGGGACGGTGCAGGTCATTTCAGACTATGAGAAAGTGGAGAAGCTCCAGATCGAGCACATGGGGCTCCTGAGTCTAGATCCATGTGTGACCAGGGCTGAAGAAATCAGTGAGGAAAGCCTGGAGGATGACACCTCCAATGTGAATGATAGCTATGATAAGGAACCTGAGGACAAggagaatgaggaggaggaggatcagATGGTGAAAGCTAAACACTTTCACGCACTGTTTGGAGGCACTGGAGGTGTTTTTGGGAAAGGCTCCATTCAGATTTGCTCTGATTATGAGCGAGTCCAGAAGCTGAAGGTTGAGCCTGAACTTCCCAGCGTGGATTCAGGTGTTGGCAGTGGAGGTGAGGAGCAGGTGAGTCaggaggagagtccagatgatgTTGACAAATCAACAGAATCCACCAGGTTCCTGTTTCCTTCTCCTTCCTGTCCTTCACCATCCTCTTTGCCTTCATCACTTTCCCCGAAGTTCCTCCGGCCAGGTTTGAGTCCAGTTGTGCTACCACTGCCTGCTCATTTTCTGGGGAGGACTGGCTTGATGTCAACACCCAGGTCAGTGGAGCCCTCTAGTGATGGATATATGCCTGTGAAAATGGAACAGAGTGAGACGCCTCTTCAGTAG
- the atf4a gene encoding cyclic AMP-dependent transcription factor ATF-4 translates to MTLSQLALEDVEALCLGSSFLMADPMGPLLDQGEEEVLSPSSSLEGKAPASPPSSLTSYASSLSPYQTLSSSPLSSASPPPSPPPTHPSLFLGTKAGSDSISWLGASDLLDDHIGADGAKDDDGFAGMDWMSEKIDLSEFDLESLIGSCSSDGSPSSPEDLLASLDSHMDLDLHSFDATIPIPQETLELGLAMPSIPSLPLELPPPGAAEAKKTQVYKYEPPSPAPSPSPLSPAYTLELGSEVDVLDAEKMATSLSTSVISEPSESIQSSSPIILSLPTTAHVVLVLTNEDKPSYASVPQPSDNTSSPSSDCDSDSGIESAVGSPPRLTSPPPTPSSTAGSSRTKPYSKPKPTIPSSPSAKASRVKSVSGTPKVVEKKLKKMEQNKTAATRYRQKKRVEQDLLKTECDELEKRNHELMEKAESISREIQYLKDLMEEVRKRRSKTDSVA, encoded by the exons atGACTCTCTCCCAGCTGGCCTTGGAGGACGTGGAGGCCCTGTGCTTAG GGTCCTCGTTTCTGATGGCTGACCCCATGGGGCCCCTTCTGGACCAAGGTGAAGAAGAAGttctttctccctcctcctctctagaGGGGAAGGCGCCAGCTTCgcccccctcctctctcaccTCCTATGCATCCTCCCTGTCTCCCTACCAGACCTTGTCATCCTCCCCGCTCTCTTCTGCCTCcccacctccctctcctcctcccaccCATCCCTCCTTGTTCTTGGGAACCAAGGCCGGATCTGACTCAATCTCCTGGTTGGGTGCCAGCGACCTGCTCGACGACCACATTGGAGCAGACGGCGCTAAAG ATGATGATGGTTTCGCCGGCATGGATTGGATGTCAGAGAAAATCGACCTGAGTGAATTTGACCTGGAATCCCTCATTGGCTCTTGCTCATCTGATGGTTCTCCCAGCTCCCCCGAGGATCTTCTGGCCTCTCTTGACTCCCACATGGACCTGGATCTACACTCCTTTGATGCAACCATCCCCATCCCACAGGAAACCCTGGAGCTAGGTCTGGCAATGCCCAGCATCCCTTCCCTCCCTTTGGAGCTCCCACCTCCCGGGGCAGCCGAGGCCAAGAAGACACAGGTGTACAAGTATGAGCCTCCCTCCCCAGCACCTTCTCCTTCTCCCCTCTCTCCAGCATACACATTGGAGCTCGGGAGTGAAGTAGATGTGCTGGATGCAGAGAAAATGGCCACATCCCTCAGTACATCTGTCATTTCAGAGCCCAGTGAAAGCATTCAGTCCAGCAGTCCCATCATTCTCTCCCTTCCAACCACTGCTCATGTGGTGTTGGTGCTCACAAATGAAGACAAGCCCTCATATGCATCTGTTCCCCAGCCATCCGATAACACATCTTCTCCTTCAAGCGACTGCGACAGTGATTCTGGAATAGAGTCAGCTGTTGGCTCACCGCCTCGTctcacctctcctcctcccaccCCTTCCTCCACAGCTGGTTCCTCCAGGACCAAACCCTACTCCAAGCCGAAGCCTACCATCCCTTCATCCCCCTCAGCCAAGGCCTCAAGGGTTAAATCGGTGTCTGGTACTCCCAAGGTGGtggaaaagaaactgaagaagATGGAGCAGAATAAGACCGCAGCTACTCGCTACAGGCAGAAGAAAAGGGTTGAGCAGGATCTGCTGAAGACGGAGTGCGACGAGTTGGAGAAGAGGAATCATGAGTTAATGGAAAAGGCGGAGTCAATCAGCCGAGAGATCCAGTACCTTAAGGATCTGATGGAGGAAGTTCGTAAACGCCGTAGCAAGACCGACTCGGTGGCTTAA
- the LOC137123273 gene encoding 3-mercaptopyruvate sulfurtransferase-like — protein sequence MALQARALVTSKWLAEALKAQGKMRILDTSWYLPKLRRNAKSEFKKRHIPGAAFFDIDQCCDKTSPLDHMLPPEKVFADYVGRLGVESDTHVVVYDASEFGAFSAPRVWWMFRVFGHSAVSLLNGGLRNWELEGRPLSDKYTRPAPTEFKASLNPSWIKNYEDILDNLDTKQFQVVDARPAGRFKGLDPEPRDNTEPGHIPGSVSIPFHSFLSPTGHFLPKEQLLALFARAGVDLKRPICSLCGSAVTACHVALAAHECGHPGVSVYDGGWSEWYTRAVPEHVISEGRGKHL from the exons ATGGCGCTCCAAGCTAGAGCTCTGGTCACGTCCAAGTGGCTCGCTGAGGCTTTAAAGGCGCAGGGGAAAATGCGCATCTTGGACACGTCTTGGTATTTGCCCAAGCTGCGCCGCAACGCCAAGAGCGAGTTCAAGAAGAGGCACATACCCGGTGCGGCTTTCTTTGATATAGACCAGTGCTGTGATAAAACCTCTCCCCTGGACCACATGCTGCCACCTGAGAAGGTCTTTGCAGATTATGTCGGCCGTCTGGGAGTAGAAAGCGATACGCACGTCGTGGTGTACGACGCCAGCGAGTTCGGCGCGTTCTCAGCGCCGCGTGTGTGGTGGATGTTCCGGGTGTTCGGGCACAGCGCGGTGTCGTTGCTCAACGGGGGGCTAAGGAACTGGGAACTAGAGGGTCGACCTCTGAGTGACAAATACACCAGACCCGCACCGACCGAGTTCAAGGCTTCTCTCAACCCGTCCTGGATCAAGAACTACGAGGATATCCTGGACAACCTTGACACCAAACAGTTCCAGGTGGTGGACGCCAGGCCAGCAGGCAGGTTCAAAGGACTGGACCCCGAACCCAGAGACA ACACAGAGCCCGGCCACATCCCCGGCTCTGTCAGCATCCCCTTCCACTCCTTCCTCTCCCCCACGGGTCACTTCCTGCCCAAGGAGCAACTCCTGGCGTTGTTCGCCCGAGCCGGCGTGGACCTCAAGCGCCCCATTTGCAGCTTGTGTGGTTCAGCCGTGACGGCGTGTCACGTGGCGCTGGCGGCCCATGAGTGCGGGCACCCTGGGGTCTCGGTGTACGACGGCGGGTGGTCGGAGTGGTACACCCGCGCCGTGCCCGAACACGTGATATCTGAAGGACGAGGGAAACATTTGTGA
- the LOC137124181 gene encoding uncharacterized protein isoform X3 has translation MGGLVHLNFSGPTYSGSNRTSHGDPSVQDKIKECTSSCEAELDPDLFILGETYEARTRMKATIGKSTWSEWSPTTTWVSTIGKTKPPTETARHVLGMIVAGTVTFALLLAAVLFKTDKTTWVYIVKRIRGPPIPNPAGSFLKHVDFQSGLSPHFTSQTFHSLMKPVEIMPVEVTSPVDAVTPKKEAALLEKIRRESGSGSSSSSFSNPNYSPLCRLPPISSLTAGNLQPCASDTPYGPVGIQCKSENEEQNKEEERRKEIEILELLSKGGESSGTVQVISDYEKVEKLQIEHMGLLSLDPCVTRAEEISEESLEDDTSNVNDSYDKEPEDKENEEEEDQMVKAKHFHALFGGTGGVFGKGSIQICSDYERVQKLKVEPELPSVDSGVGSGGEEQVSQEESPDDVDKSTESTRFLFPSPSCPSPSSLPSSLSPKFLRPGLSPVVLPLPAHFLGRTGLMSTPRSVEPSSDGYMPVKMEQSETPLQ, from the exons ATGGGCGGCTTAGTTCACTTAAATTTTTCAGGTCCCACCTACAGTGGAAGCAACAGGACCAGTCAtgga GATCCTTCTGTGCAGGACAAAATCAAAGAATGTACATCAAGCTGTGAAGCAGAGCTGGACCCAGATTTGTTTATTCTAGGGGAGACGTACGAGGCACGAACACGAATGAAAGCCACAATTGGCAAGTCAACCTGGAGTGAATGGAGCCCCACTACAACATGGGTGTCAACCATAGGAAAAACCAAACCACCAACAG AAACTGCTCGTCATGTTTTGGGCATGATCGTCGCTGGCACTGTGACATTTGCATTGCTTCTGGCTGCCGTACTCTTTAAGACTGACAAAACCACCTG GGTTTACATAGTAAAGAGGATCAGAGGTCCGCCCATACCAAACCCAGCAGGCTCTTTCCTGAAGCATGTCGACTTCCAG AGCGGGCTGAGCCCTCACTTCACCAGCCAAACCTTTCACTCCCTTATGAAACCAGTGGAAATCATGCCTGTGGAGGTGACCTCCCCTGTGGATGCTGTCACACCCAAGAAAGAGGCAGCCCTGCTAGAGAAGATAAGACGTGAAAGCGGCTCTGGGTCAAGCAGCTCCAGCTTCTCCAACCCCAATTACTCCCCGCTGTGTCGGCTTCCTCCCATTTCCTCGCTCACTGCGGGGAATCTGCAGCCCTGTGCTTCTGATACACCTTATGGACCTGTTGGTATTCAAtgcaaaagtgaaaatgaagaaCAGAataaggaggaagaaagaaggaaggaaattGAGATCTTGGAGTTGCTTTCCAAAGGCGGTGAAAGCAGTGGGACGGTGCAGGTCATTTCAGACTATGAGAAAGTGGAGAAGCTCCAGATCGAGCACATGGGGCTCCTGAGTCTAGATCCATGTGTGACCAGGGCTGAAGAAATCAGTGAGGAAAGCCTGGAGGATGACACCTCCAATGTGAATGATAGCTATGATAAGGAACCTGAGGACAAggagaatgaggaggaggaggatcagATGGTGAAAGCTAAACACTTTCACGCACTGTTTGGAGGCACTGGAGGTGTTTTTGGGAAAGGCTCCATTCAGATTTGCTCTGATTATGAGCGAGTCCAGAAGCTGAAGGTTGAGCCTGAACTTCCCAGCGTGGATTCAGGTGTTGGCAGTGGAGGTGAGGAGCAGGTGAGTCaggaggagagtccagatgatgTTGACAAATCAACAGAATCCACCAGGTTCCTGTTTCCTTCTCCTTCCTGTCCTTCACCATCCTCTTTGCCTTCATCACTTTCCCCGAAGTTCCTCCGGCCAGGTTTGAGTCCAGTTGTGCTACCACTGCCTGCTCATTTTCTGGGGAGGACTGGCTTGATGTCAACACCCAGGTCAGTGGAGCCCTCTAGTGATGGATATATGCCTGTGAAAATGGAACAGAGTGAGACGCCTCTTCAGTAG
- the rps19bp1 gene encoding ribosomal protein S19 binding protein 1: MSASLIRRGLELLSDDIKDVNKAKKKKKQTPSAATAMELVSTKRQGVTKQVKRIQGRLGPGRSKATVKDKRIKSAVEEFKKKQGKSQMSANLKYFMETGYKTSDSETLKILSHNKGRQSRNRPEQGPKKAKEPQSLFTEEEFQQFQKEYFGRTVEGEQIKSTQ, encoded by the exons ATGTCAGCGTCGTTGATTAGGAGAGGACTGGAGCTGCTGAGTGATGATATTAAAG ATGTCAATAAAgcgaagaagaagaaaaagcaaaccCCCAGCGCAGCCACTGCGATGGAGCTGGTGAGCACCAAGCGGCAGGGAGTCACTAAGCAGGTCAAACGGATCCAGGGCCGCCTGGGTCCTGGCAGGAGCAAAGCTACTGTCAAAGACAAAAGGATAAAGTCTGCAGTAG AGGAGTTCAAAAAGAAGCAGGGGAAGAGCCAGATGAGTGCTAACCTCAAGTACTTTATGGAAACTGGCTACAAAACAAGCGATTCTGAAAccttaaag ATACTGAGTCACAACAAAGGGAGACAGTCCAGGAATCGACCAGAGCAAGGCCCAAAGAAAGCCAAGGAGCCACAGTCGTTGTTCACAGAGGAGGAGTTCCAGCAGTTCCAGAAGGAATATTTTGGCAGGACTGTCGAAGGAGAACAAATAAAGTCTACCCAATAA